In Streptomyces nojiriensis, one genomic interval encodes:
- a CDS encoding MFS transporter, with the protein MRAETSPAARRAGAFAAVAVALFCIQLDFFALNLAIPEIAAELGVTVSAAQWTLSAYMLAIGCFFIIGGRVGDVFGRRGSLLAGIALFAAGSAGCALAPGLGPLVAARIVQGVGAAFVFPVSVSVITNTFPAESRAAALGAVFGVANIGTALGPFVGGGFTEGPGWRWIFWLMAPLSLLSLLTALVYVPDSRDTSAPRRLDLAGCALIVCSLAALTLAVERGDAWGWGSARTLLCFALAVTAGALFPVRERHARHPLVDLRLLHNVPYVLVTGMGSLANMGYGVTVFLATLYLQDVRGLSPLLAGTVFLAPALLVAVSGPLGARLGRHMRPTAVMALAGAIAGTGMYALAGAGAWWLYVPVFAWCGLGLGLGWTYSGVATQQVVAPERAGEASGVLLTFLVTLGAIALAGTAAAISAMTPQHPPEDVYDAILRLGGVVIVAAAAAVMAVRHRLVVLGRIPPLSLRADAAAAAREPGRRP; encoded by the coding sequence ATGCGCGCTGAGACGTCACCGGCCGCAAGGAGGGCGGGGGCCTTCGCCGCGGTCGCCGTCGCGCTGTTCTGTATCCAGCTCGACTTCTTCGCCCTCAACCTCGCCATCCCCGAGATCGCGGCGGAACTCGGCGTCACCGTCTCGGCCGCGCAGTGGACCCTGTCCGCCTACATGCTCGCCATCGGCTGCTTCTTCATCATCGGCGGCCGGGTGGGAGACGTCTTCGGCCGGCGCGGCAGTCTGCTCGCCGGGATCGCCCTGTTCGCGGCCGGTTCCGCGGGCTGCGCGCTGGCACCGGGCCTGGGCCCGCTGGTGGCCGCCCGGATCGTGCAGGGGGTGGGCGCGGCGTTCGTCTTCCCGGTGTCCGTGTCCGTGATCACCAACACCTTCCCCGCCGAGTCCCGTGCCGCAGCCCTCGGCGCGGTGTTCGGCGTCGCGAACATCGGGACCGCGCTCGGGCCCTTCGTGGGCGGCGGGTTCACCGAAGGCCCCGGCTGGCGCTGGATCTTCTGGCTGATGGCACCGCTGAGCCTGCTCTCGCTCCTGACCGCCCTGGTGTACGTACCCGACTCGCGCGACACCTCGGCACCCCGCCGGCTCGACCTTGCCGGCTGCGCCCTGATCGTGTGCTCGCTGGCCGCGCTCACCCTGGCCGTCGAACGCGGGGACGCCTGGGGCTGGGGGAGCGCCCGTACCCTCCTGTGCTTCGCGCTGGCCGTGACGGCCGGCGCCCTGTTCCCGGTACGCGAACGGCACGCCCGCCACCCCCTGGTCGATCTGCGGCTCCTGCACAACGTCCCGTACGTCCTGGTGACCGGGATGGGCTCGCTCGCGAACATGGGCTACGGCGTCACCGTCTTCCTCGCCACCCTCTACCTCCAGGACGTACGCGGGCTCTCGCCCCTCCTGGCGGGCACGGTGTTCCTGGCCCCGGCCCTGCTGGTCGCGGTCAGCGGCCCGCTCGGCGCGCGCCTGGGCCGGCACATGCGGCCGACCGCGGTCATGGCGCTCGCCGGCGCGATCGCGGGCACCGGAATGTACGCGCTGGCCGGGGCCGGCGCGTGGTGGCTGTACGTGCCGGTGTTCGCGTGGTGCGGCCTGGGCCTCGGGCTGGGCTGGACCTACTCCGGCGTGGCGACCCAGCAGGTCGTCGCACCGGAGCGGGCGGGGGAGGCCTCGGGCGTACTGCTGACGTTCCTGGTCACGCTGGGCGCGATCGCCCTCGCCGGGACGGCGGCGGCGATCTCCGCGATGACCCCGCAGCACCCGCCCGAGGACGTCTACGACGCGATCCTGCGGCTGGGCGGGGTGGT